GCAGAGTAATGAAAGTGGGTAACCAGGCCTTGCTTACTTATTCTCTTTAGCTAAGATTTAAAGGTTATATCTTCATCcaaatcattaaattttgtgCAGGGAAATACAAGGCATCTTTGAGGGTGCatatgagaagtttgaattatTAGGATGTTAATTTAACTTATAACTATTAAGTGTATTTTTATTAGGATGTTCTAGTGGTATTTTCTACATTGCTTCGCATTCTAAGTACtttgagttttatgaaaattcagtCTGGtcgtattcaaaattaaaatattattgtgatgattGCTTATGAAAATCGATAAATTATAAGGGAAGTATTAGGGAATTTGAAAATGGATGCATGTGGACAACCTGGAAATCAGATATCTTTGCCGATTTTAAGCTTTATCATCTGAAGTCTGTGAATTGACGAAGTGAGGAAATTAAATAGGTATTATTACAGACTTGCTCATGAATCAGGCTTCATGGTGATTGCTTGCTAGGCCAAATCCATGGTGAATTTAACCCTTATACTGGGTCAGCAAGTGAAACCAGACGATTGTATATGGCCCTCTAACGGCGTCGGGAAGTAGTGTGGGGGAAAGGCTACTGATATGTTACAAAATGTACTGTCTACCATTTCAGTGCGCCTTTGCATGCaaagccttttatcaaaatgttggaCGCATTGTGCAAACATAACAAGTATTTTGTTATGTTAAAATTCTGCATACTTGGTCTGTTCTGATGGTTTTTTAAACCAATCCATCCTGAACCATCCATGCTCTCAAACTAAGACTGGCAGAAAGATATATCAGCGGCACTGTGAGGGCGCATTCAAGGAGAGAGTTAGAACCCTTTCCACTCTTCTCAGATAGGGTGTGCTTTCACTGAGCAGTtatataaaatttcggatccagatccgatgccttccgcaactttggatccaatgtatccaaTGACGGGCAATTACCATGGATATTTGGATGTGCGGCATCCCATCTACCATGCCTAATGTTAATCTAGGTATGAGATCATTGATACCCCATCCttttatacttgaaataatttgataaataatgcaAGGCGAAGTGGTTATGAAAATTTCGTTAGAAATATAAAGGTGTGCCACTCAGAGAATTTGATCTTCTTTTACTTCTATTGTTGTTCATaccaaaatttaatacatatttatcttGGAGGTAAGTTCTTATAATATGCCATTTTTGCCCCTCCATCTTTATCTCTATGATTTTTTTAAGCTGGCAATGATTTTTTGTGAGCTTTAATTACCTTCTAGCCCCTCTGCTACCTTTGCATTtctatattacatattttaaggtTTGTAAAGTAatgaagtatttgtttttttataataatgataattgtttcaattcaatgttatgtgtatttttatgaTTTGTATTTTGAGTTTATGATTACCTCTGTGAATGAAAAAGTGCATTGAGGTGTTTTGTGGCGTAGATACTTGAGGTTAGTGCGCaatattttgctcattttctCTTAGAAGCAGTGCCGCTTCATTTGTGAAGAAATATATGGAGACCACCGTATAAAATTAATTGACACCTTGATATAATTATAGCATCTAACTGAAGGATCGGTTTAAGTAGCTACCTTGATATCTGTCTAAATGCTGTTATGAAATAGTTCAACTTATCTTAGAATTCATGCCtgactttacttatttttaatgtgaaattcttttctagatctCCCAGCTTCTGAACGAGCCTCAGCCTTGTTTGCAGCCCTTGTACCGAAGATTAGATCATCacattcaaggaaaggaaaggaggTGATGGATAAAGACGTTGAAAAATGTGATACCTTGCTTGCTGATAAAATAATGTCGTGTTCAATTCCTAATGATGAACGGTTACATTCTAAATATAGATATGCGTCTAAAATCAGAGGGGATAGAGCAACAATGACTATTGCTGGGAAGAGAGGTGGTTGTGATAATGCAGGCACCGTAACGTTTTTCAGGAGAACTGAGAATGTAAAGAATGGCCCCGAGGCAGTTCTACTGGAAAACAAAGATAGAAGTACTTTCATGGTAAAAAATCCTCGAAAGCTTGCAAGTTCAACGAAAAAGTCTTatcattgcttcaactgcagagatgCGTTCCATACCAAATATGATCTCATTAAGCACCTCGAGATTCATTTCGGTTCTGGTAATTTggataatgatttaaatttgtcAATCGGAAAGGATGCGTCCCTTAAAACCTTTGTTTCTAGAAGAGAAACTAAAACTCCTTGTCTGCCCATCTCCTCCAAAAGTTCAAACCAGCTGATGTGTAAAAGGCAAGGGGTGAGACAAAGAGGAAATGGGCTTCTTAAGGATAACCTCGGAGgaacaaggaagaaaaaaaatgtgagggAAATGAGGAGAAGCTTCATGGAAGATGGGAAATCATGCACAGGTAGTCCAGACACAGCAAAGAAGCCTTATGTCtgcagtgaatgtgataagtctttcactCAAAAGAGTAACCTCGTCTGTCACATttggactcatacgaaggagaaaccttatactTGCAATGAATgggataagtctttctctcacaAGAAtacccttgtctgtcacatgcggactcatacgaaggagaaaccctatttgtgcaatgaatgtgataagtctttctttTATAAGAGTCAACTTGtccgtcacatgcggactcatacgaaggagaaaccttattcttgcaatgtatgtgataagtctttctctgaaaagatCACCCTTCtccgtcacatgcggactcatacgaaggagaaaccttattcttgcaatgaatgtgaaaagtctttctctcaaaagagtcaccttgtcagtcacatgcggactcatacgaaggagaaaccttattcttgcaatgtatgtgataagtctttctctgaaaagatCACCCTTCtccgtcacatgcggactcatacgaaggagaaaccttattcttgcggtgaatgtgataagtctttctctcgaaagagcacCCTTGTCTATCACCTTCGGAcacatacgaaggagaaaccttctTCTTGCAATTAATTTGAATAGTCTTTCTCTCAAATTAGTCACCCTGTTCGTCACATTCCgactcatatgaaggagaaacCATGTTCGTGCAGTGAATGTGGAAAGTCTTACGCCACTAAACAATACCTTGTCCTACTCACGCGGGTGCATCGAAAAGaagccttattcttgcaatgaatgtggaaAGACTTTCTCTTAATAGATTCACCTTTTCTTGCATTTGCAAGCACACAGGGTTAAGTTTTAGTTGGCTAGTCATTAGTAATTGTTAGCAATCAAGGTAAATAAATCTTATTATTACCAGAACTGcttgtatgaaataaaaaataatcccatAATGTTGAgaattatgtaataatattcaATTTGGTCTGTAACCTAATTTAATAAATGTTCAAGTTATTTTGCTGTGCGATATTTTCAaggactaaataatttattcctttatttttaactgctatttttttactggtaaaaaattatttacattttaatgtaaGCCATGCATTGCAACACTTTCGATAAAAACTGCAGGCACTTTGTCCCAAGAatgattttcattgttttgtcTATGTTAATTGTGTGATTGATCAATGTTTAATTGTCTGATCGATGTTAGTTGATGTAGTGCTTCTatgtaatttatatgcaaatatcaAGTTAATAATAATACCCGATTGATGGAGAGAGTACTAAGCTGAATGACTGGTCTGTTTAAATTGTTGATTTACCCGCATGAAGAATTGCATCAATATTGCGTTTTACTTTGAGTGCCTGCACCACAATCACCATGCAATTCTTTGtacaaatgacaataatatttcctcttgaaaacattGATAGCCATAGTTAAGCCTTAAACTATTAATCAAGGAATTTCTTTCTCAGGCGAATGGCCGTATATTTCCTGGTAACTGTGTCCCGTTGATTGGCACGAAACAACTTCCCTGCAGTgtataaatagtttttaaaaattaaaattgtcgtATTAGACGCGTAGTTTTGCGTGTGGAGATACATCAATTGAGATTATTTAACatggacaaaatatttaacttaaaaatagtggcgaatatgcatatttttactgCAGGGAATGAAAAGCCCCGGTTTTCTAAGTCCGcaataaagttataaaaaatttcagagcTCTCATCACATTACCAATTTTAGTAACTGTAGTTAATCTCATATTTTCCATCATACTTCAGTtatatagtatttataattttgagtgaattatttagataaattattaaatcaacGCTGCGGTAATGATTCTATGCACTTAAAGGGCAGTTGATATATGCCCATGCattgcatgaaagaaattaggtTGCTGTGGATTTTGCGTTATAAATAATGAGATATTATGTTGACtcgatttttagtgaatttttgccATGTGAATGAAGAATTGAAATAAAGTTACGAAACGGAAATATAGCTCAGATCTTCAGCTTCTGTAgacagtaatttttaaaaagtgtccCGACAAACAGCAAAACAATGGTTATATATACGACTTAGCAACAGCCTTGGGCAGATAACCTTTTCCAGTTCTCATATTAACCGGGAGCACTTGAGTATTGCCAgggcaattaacaatttcaattATTTGTGTTATTATAGTGCTATAAACACTGCGGTTTTATTGCTGGTGATGTGCCTTACGCCTTTTCGATTGGTGCTGTGTTGTTTGCTCGCCGAGTCATGTTTTCACCCACAGTACCTCCTAGAAATTTCATTGTTTTGCCTCGCCAGATTCTATAGGTGCCATAGTAAATCAGGATTCATGTGGAAGGTTCGTTCTTCCTtgttaacctcttccctacgcagagcgtgatttcacggcctgtattttctgatgctaaagaaggaaggcaagattttcacggcctgaattttttgaagcaaaaggcctaaggccgtgttttcacggtttcgcggtcaagaatgccaagtgggtcccaaccgtcattagggtccctcggcgcgagaggtccgaccctttcctattgtccgtgtggggattacctcggcccattccggctctcagtgtcccactcaaggaaggtgctcatggtcacttatttgtttataagttaaaacaactaaaaacgttcatgttacatttattgaaaatcaatgcgaggaattacattctgtttgttctgctgattggttccaaattttaaacggaactagcgttcatattaacggagttgatcatcaactagaacaatttttggagacgccaaggttagatgtttaattgttatttttataactcactagcaagtttataggagcgatgttgtaatgatttacatctaaaagtatactttactctgttagctacattctaagtgtacatttgcggtgaaattcgatagaatatccgctttaacttctatgaaaaaagccctcgtaatgtaataaaatatgattttctcagttctttgtcgtgagccaaaattacagcgactattttgaataacctcttaccaacctttgaatacaaaagtattataaacgaatttcgctaaaaatactgattaatgcatatcctaaaaattcgcaaatttaatgtaccaatagcgaatgttttacgtagacacatgttgtgagaagcattccataccattgcaggaaagagcactgccctacccaggtaattactcttgTAGCAGGCGTCTAAgtaggctgctaacaatgaagattcgatggaatggtttggacgatgtttattgatctGTGTACAATACCACACTGCcctgccggccgaaaggccgcagtatttattcaattttgccaacttccagtatgTTCTATCCTACttttcttgaacattaaagaaacttctagaagggaattctagaaggccagaaaaattatataataaaactttccgacacggagaatcgaacccgggccgcccgcttgggaggcgaccgcgctaccgctgggctatctggactgttagaaggaagcgatgacggagcgcgctttaacttgcctccgggcaagcggtgtggcggcgaggcaggaggtgcggccgccacactACTCCCCCCCTGGGAAAGACAGCTGGTGTTGTAGCGTACAGGTAAACGAAGAGTCCTACCCGAGCGCGTCGTTGGAGGGGGGTCGGCAAAGGGCGAAGGCGACGTCCCGGTCGATGGCGCGGAAGATGGTTTTCCGGAGGTCGGTTCAGAAGGTCTCGATATcctttcttgaaaatcgtccgGCTGGAGAATGTGCGCAGGCTTAAGTCGGTCGATGGAGACGACTGTTGGTTTCCCGTTGATGTTGATGGTGAATGTTTTCTCGCTGCGGGTGATGACTGGATATGGCCCTAGATATGGTGGCTGGAGGGCCGTCCGAACTGCGTCTTGTCGCAGGAAGACGTGCGACGTCGTGGCTAGAGCTTTGTGAACAAAGATTTTCCGGCTGTTGGAATGATGATATGCAGGAGTTGGTCTCACTTTTGACATGTGAGTACGCAACCGAGAGACCAGATCCTCAGAACCGATGCTTGCCGGAGAGTCGGCGAAGAAATCACCCGGGAGACGCAGCCGTTCTCCATAGAGGAGTTCCGCTGGTGAAGCCTTCAGGCCCTCGCGCCAGGTGGTGCGGAGTCCGAGGAGAACCATTGGCAGTGCGTCGATCCAGGACTCCGGGGAGTGCGTAATTAGTGCTGTCTTGAGAGGGCGGTGCCAACGTTCTAGTATTCCATCAGCTTGAGGATGGTAGCTTGTGGTAGGGTGAAGAGCAATGCCCAGGGTGGCGCAGAGCTTTTTGAAGAGTCCTGATTCGAACTGTCGTCCTCGATCGCAGGTGAGGCATTTGAGACAACCGTAGTGGGCAACCCATCCTAGGAGAAAACCTCGGCAGACGGATTCGGCAGTGATGTCGGCGAGAGGTTCTGCTGTCGGCCAACGTGATAAGCGGTCGATCATGAGAAGATATCGGAACCCAGAGGCGTAAGGCAGAGGTCCGACGATATCGACGTGGACGTGGTCGAAACGTGCTGTAGGTATGGTTAAGTTAGCCATAGGAGACAATACGTGACGATGCACTTTGGATCGCTGGCATGGAAGGCAATTGCGAACCCAAGTGCGACAGTCCTTGGACATGTACGGCCAAACGTAGCGGTTGGATATGTTTTTAAGAGTGGAGTTTGAACCGGGATGATCAAGACTGTGGACTTGATCAAAGACACGTCGACGGAACGGTGGTGTGATATAGGATCGAGGCGTGTCCTTAGATGTGTCACACCAGAGTTTGACAGTTGTTCCAGGAATTTGCATTTGAGAAAGCTTGAGTGAAGTACCGCTGTCGAGGAGTCCACGAAGTTCTTCGTCGGTGTCCTGCGAACGGGACAAGGCGACGAAGTCTAACGATGTAGAGGCGAGGCGAAGGGGCTGTTGGAGCGACGTGCCGTTCCCTCGCGGAGCATGGCATCGAACTCAGCTTTAGCAGCGCGGAGGCGGTCTGGGACCAGGCGTCGAGCTCGATGATATATGGGAGGTCCAGGTGTAAGTTCGATGTGATGCTGTGTTTGATGGCGCACTTCTCTTGGAGCGCCTGGAGGTTTGGTGATTTCAGGAAACTTGGCGAGCAGGCGGTGATACGCTGTTGTGCCGCGGATTGTCCGAATGCTGGCCTGACGAGAAAAAGCACGGTGTCCCTGAGTACACAGGCCAGTAACTTGGTCGATGAGCTGGGCAGTTTTTAAATCCGGAACCAGGTGAAAATGATCGAGGAAATCCGCTCCAATGAGTGGCTCGCTGACTTTGGCGACGGTGAAACGCCAGACAAAATCACGACGAAGGCCTAAGTTGAGTCGGAGTGGCATCGTCCCATATGTGCTGATCCGGGATTCGTTGGCCACGGAGAGATCGTAGTTGATTTCGACTCGTCTGTCGTTGCAAAACTTTACCGTAAAGATTGACAGATCAGAGCCGGTATCGACGAGAAATCGATGACGGGAGTATTTATCAGTAATGAAAAGGCGGCTGCTCCCTATAGGGCGGGCGGTGGCCGCCGTCACTGCTCGCCGCTGGAGTTTTCCGTAGCTCGGGAGCAGGGCGCTTGGCACCTCCTGGCTGCATTACCGAAGCGCCGATGGTAGTAGCACAAGCTGGCGTCGTCGGCTGGGTGGTAAGTCTTGGAGGGGCTTCTGGACCGTGAGGGAAAATAGTCTCGGCTGCGGGAACTGCTGCGTGAGCGCCGGTGCTGATCGTTTAGTTGCGAGAGGAGAGCCGTTAGCTGTTTTTCGAGGCTCCCCAGTCGTCTGGCCAGCGAAGAGAAATCTGTTGAGCTTGTTGTAGCGCAGACGGCGGGAGCTGAAGTGTCCGTTGAGCTGGCAACAGCGTTGACGGCTAGGGCTGGTGGTGGAGGCAGCGGTGTGATCTCGACGATCCGATCGGCGATTTTGGCGAGTTCGTCTAGCGGCAGTGTTGTCTGTGCTTGTAGAATAGCTTGGACGGTAATTGGAAGGCGCGTCAGCCATATTTGTCGCAAGAGTGTATCCTGGATTTGGAATGATCCGTTGAGTGAGCGCAGATGGCGTAGGAGTTGCGACGGCTGCCTATCCCCAAGTTCTTCAGCCTGAAGGAGTTGCCTAACCCTCTTTTCCTCGGAGAGTGAAAGGCGGCGGATAAGCTCATTCTTCAGGTGTTCATACCGGTTTTGAGCTGGTGGATTTGATAGAATGTCTTCCACTTCCTCGGCGAAATAGTTGTCCAATATGGAGACGGCGTGGTTGTATTTAGTCTCTTCCCGTGTTATGTTGGCAAGTTCGAACTGCGCCTCGGCTTGTGCGAACCAAAATGAAGGCTTACTTGGCCAGAAGGACGGTAGTTTCACGGCTACGCGGCATGCCTCCTGTTGATTGGTTGCCTGGAGTCGTGCGGCATTTGCTTCGGCGTCGTGCTGGGGTGGCGGAGGTTGCGAAGGCTGCTGCTGCGGTGGTTGCTGTGGCGGCAAAAGTGGCTGCGGTTTTTGCTGCTCCGCCGCAAATGCCTGTTGAAATTGTTGGGCCTGATCGGCGAGGGCCTGCTGGTGTTGTCCAACAAGCGCCTGTTGTGCTTCCGCGTTTTGCATAGCCGCCGTCTGGAGTTCTGTTCGAAGGTCGTTCAGTTGACGAGTAAGCTCGGCGATTTCTTCGTCCTTGCTGGGCATTGCTGGTTGCGTTCGTAGTTCGGGGTCACCAATGTAGCAGGCGTCTAAgtaggctgctaacaatgaagattcgatggaatggtttggacgatgtttattgatctGTGTACAATACCACACTGCCCTGCCGGCCgtaaggccgcagtatttattcaattttgccaacttccagtatgTTCTATCCTACttttcttgaacattaaagaaacttctagaagggaattctagaaggccagaaaaattatataataaaactttccgacacggagaatcgaacccgggccgcccgcttgggaggcgaccgcgctaccgctgggctatctggactgttagaaggaagcgatgacggagcgcgctttaacttgcctccgggcaagcggtgtggcggcgaggcaggaggtgcggcagCCACACTCTCATACCTTGGTTCTCTGATCAAGTTACAtttaggtggtctgccctgtgcacctcacaGGCTTACTTTGGGATGCATTAGCGCATTACTGTTTTCttgaaaaacttattaccctccaactggcatATCTAAGAGCAGATTGGTGCAAGTAGCCTCCTACTtaaatttgtggaagaaaataacctcgctcttctcggaataactcattttcttttcaaaaatttcttgacGTGTATTCAAATATAGCCGTTAACTCTCCGttcgcattccgctacctatacaaGTGATGGGTTCCGTAGAACCCTGCTGCGCGacgcagcccataccatgaatggaaagagaactgctctacctaggt
The nucleotide sequence above comes from Ischnura elegans chromosome 13, ioIscEleg1.1, whole genome shotgun sequence. Encoded proteins:
- the LOC124170377 gene encoding uncharacterized protein LOC124170377; amino-acid sequence: MPSKDEEIAELTRQLNDLRTELQTAAMQNAEAQQALVGQHQQALADQAQQFQQAFAAEQQKPQPLLPPQQPPQQQPSQPPPPQHDAEANAARLQATNQQEACRVAVKLPSFWPSKPSFWFAQAEAQFELANITREETKYNHAVSILDNYFAEEVEDILSNPPAQNRYEHLKNELIRRLSLSEEKRVRQLLQAEELGDRQPSQLLRHLRSLNGSFQIQDTLLRQIWLTRLPITVQAILQAQTTLPLDELAKIADRIVEITPLPPPPALAVNAVASSTDTSAPAVCATTSSTDFSSLARRLGSLEKQLTALLSQLNDQHRRSRSSSRSRDYFPSRSRSPSKTYHPADDASLCYYHRRFGNAARRCQAPCSRATENSSGEQ